A genomic stretch from Telmatocola sphagniphila includes:
- the thiC gene encoding phosphomethylpyrimidine synthase ThiC, whose product MTQLESARKGQITPEMEFVARREDLEPELVRSEVARGRMVIPANIHHLSKKLEPMCIGVASKCKINANIGNSAVTGKVEDELEKLHMAVHLGSDTVMDLSTGGNIDGIRQEIIEASPVPIGTVPVYQIIQNVKDPLDITPRMLLDMVEHQAKQGVDYMTIHAGVLMRYVPMARNRVTGIVSRGGSLMAAWMVAHHQENPWYTHFDELCEIMKAYDVTFSLGDGLRPGCLADANDEAQFAELKTLGELTLKAWEHGCQVMIEGPGHIPMHLVKMNVEKERELCHEAPFYVLGPLVTDVAPGYDHITSAIGAALAAEAGAAMLCYVTPKEHLGLPNKDDVRQGVIAYKIAAHAGDIARGRKGARDRDDALSKARFEFDWNKQFELSLDPETARRMHDETLPQEVFKSAKFCSMCGPKFCSMRITQDLRKFGDEMEAAAAATRLDLVQN is encoded by the coding sequence ATGACGCAACTCGAATCGGCCCGCAAAGGCCAGATTACTCCCGAGATGGAATTCGTCGCCCGTCGCGAAGATCTCGAACCGGAACTGGTTCGCTCTGAAGTCGCGCGCGGCCGAATGGTCATCCCGGCCAATATCCACCACCTTTCCAAAAAGCTGGAACCGATGTGCATCGGGGTCGCTTCCAAATGCAAAATTAATGCGAACATCGGCAACTCGGCCGTCACGGGCAAAGTTGAAGACGAGCTCGAAAAACTTCACATGGCGGTCCACCTGGGGTCCGATACGGTGATGGATCTATCCACCGGCGGCAACATCGATGGCATCCGACAGGAGATCATTGAAGCTTCACCAGTCCCCATCGGTACAGTTCCCGTTTATCAGATCATTCAGAATGTCAAAGATCCGCTGGATATTACGCCGCGCATGCTTCTGGACATGGTCGAGCACCAGGCCAAGCAGGGCGTTGACTATATGACCATCCACGCGGGCGTGCTGATGCGTTATGTACCGATGGCTCGCAATCGCGTGACAGGAATCGTGAGCCGGGGCGGTTCACTAATGGCTGCCTGGATGGTCGCGCATCATCAGGAAAATCCGTGGTACACGCACTTCGATGAATTGTGCGAGATCATGAAGGCTTACGATGTAACCTTCAGCTTGGGCGATGGACTCCGACCTGGATGTCTGGCTGATGCCAACGACGAAGCCCAGTTCGCCGAGTTGAAAACTCTCGGCGAATTGACCCTGAAGGCTTGGGAGCACGGTTGCCAGGTGATGATTGAAGGACCAGGTCATATTCCGATGCACCTGGTCAAAATGAATGTCGAAAAGGAGCGCGAACTCTGTCATGAAGCCCCGTTCTATGTGCTCGGACCATTAGTCACGGATGTCGCTCCCGGTTATGACCACATTACCTCGGCCATTGGTGCGGCTTTGGCGGCCGAGGCCGGCGCGGCTATGCTTTGCTACGTGACACCCAAAGAACACCTCGGCTTGCCGAATAAGGACGATGTGCGTCAGGGTGTGATTGCTTACAAGATCGCCGCTCATGCCGGGGATATTGCACGCGGCCGGAAGGGAGCCCGCGATCGGGACGATGCACTGTCGAAAGCCCGCTTCGAGTTCGATTGGAACAAGCAGTTTGAGCTTTCTCTGGATCCGGAAACAGCCCGACGCATGCACGATGAAACTTTGCCCCAGGAAGTTTTCAAGAGTGCCAAGTTCTGTTCAATGTGCGGTCCGAAATTCTGTTCGATGCGGATTACGCAGGATCTGCGAAAATTCGGCGACGAGATGGAAGCGGCGGCCGCGGCTACCCGTCTGGATCTGGTTCAGAACTGA
- a CDS encoding aminotransferase class IV: MQEPVACINDRWLPISEASLSLFDAGFVFGATLVETQRTFQQQLRFLSYHLDRFYRNAKLTGIEPLPERKHLQSVLEELVEQNALQLKSGEELAVYLFITPGDTRERSAAPTWGVYSNRFRFERYRPYFQHGADLEIPEVSPVPAGVISPQIKHRSRFHWWLAEREVRKSAPVGESPLPLLTDENGHVYDTPIATFGYVRNLTIHFPKSEKILDSIGLKITKEMIVGQKIRFVEEDIHLSTLLEDVDEAFLTGSSIGVCAVRSISKTLIPKNPGPTTKQLQKDWTKLLGYDFSQDYFRGM, translated from the coding sequence ATGCAAGAACCTGTGGCCTGTATAAATGATCGCTGGCTGCCGATTTCGGAAGCCTCGCTCTCGCTATTCGACGCCGGCTTTGTTTTCGGCGCAACTCTCGTCGAAACGCAGCGAACCTTTCAGCAACAATTGCGATTTTTGAGTTACCATCTGGATCGCTTCTATCGCAATGCCAAACTCACGGGCATCGAACCTCTGCCGGAGCGAAAGCATCTTCAAAGCGTGCTGGAAGAGTTAGTCGAACAGAACGCTCTCCAATTGAAATCGGGCGAAGAGTTGGCGGTCTATCTCTTTATCACTCCGGGCGACACCCGAGAAAGATCAGCTGCACCCACCTGGGGGGTGTATTCGAATCGATTCCGCTTCGAACGCTACCGTCCCTATTTTCAACACGGAGCCGATCTTGAGATTCCGGAAGTCTCCCCCGTACCTGCGGGTGTTATTTCCCCTCAGATCAAGCACCGCAGTCGCTTTCACTGGTGGCTGGCCGAACGCGAAGTGCGAAAATCCGCTCCAGTGGGTGAGTCCCCGCTGCCCTTGCTGACTGACGAGAACGGTCACGTCTATGACACTCCGATTGCGACTTTCGGCTACGTTCGCAATCTGACGATCCACTTTCCGAAATCGGAAAAGATCCTCGACAGCATCGGGCTGAAAATCACCAAAGAAATGATCGTCGGGCAGAAAATTCGATTCGTCGAAGAAGACATTCACCTCTCGACTCTTCTCGAAGATGTGGATGAAGCGTTTCTAACTGGTTCCTCAATTGGGGTTTGCGCGGTACGCTCGATTTCCAAGACTCTCATTCCCAAGAACCCCGGCCCGACAACTAAACAATTGCAGAAGGATTGGACTAAGTTACTAGGTTACGATTTTTCCCAAGACTATTTCAGAGGAATGTAG
- a CDS encoding proton/sodium-translocating pyrophosphatase, which translates to MRRFRSLPLYHLAFLCVILLLMGAAPETTQSSGETNSSWQPFSFLTDSVHFGLFDKLGLLFVFIVSILSLVYAFVLSKQVFAADQGTLQMQEIAKAVSDGSKAYLQRQFRVVFSLVFVLTGVLILAKWPFVPVAGEPIEEQRFIAISRGIAFFVGATFSAMVGFFGMKLATTGNLRVAQAARKGFSPAMKLGYQTGTVTGMMTTGLGLLGGSVIVLVVGEKAYQTLLGFAFGGSLLALFMRVGGGIYTKAADVGADLVGKIEANIPEDDPRNAATIADNVGDNVGDCAGMAADVFESYTVTMVAAMILGYAAIGPKAMLLPMLLLAIGVLASMISTSIVGKKEPSKGSTGAMQAINMSFRLGAVLSVIGFVAVGSAFLRFDEQYVIGQALERGIALQEGVKPKLQISLSDPNAKLPLSNEAMKDGHHLNQIWSSLSPVEQENLAQANVLYDDPSKNKGDKDLQKSGSLLEAARALVPVKIGWDMRPIWAALIGIVLTLALMRCTEYWTSTDYSPVGSIVKSSRTGHATNIIQGIAVGYESTVWAVILIASAIYAAVFIYQDTHSPIFIAFGVSLCGIGMLALTGDTLSMDVFGPVSDNANGIGEMGFNRDSQNKPLTPTDPDYIPEAEYIKARQILTDLDATGNTTKAITKGIAIGSAVIAAVSLFASFIAVLVKGSEEAINELTTADFMAKQGRLSVASPEVFIGMLIGGCVPFLFSSMTIRAVGRAAYLIVNECRRQFKDQEIWSGHKRPDYGRVVDICTGTAQRELIGPGLLAICTPLFVGFLLGPFALGGFLAGMIVVGQLLGVFMTTSGGAWDNAKKMIEDQPRTDISGKGSELHKASVTGDTVGDPLKDTAGPAINPLIKVMNMVSLLILPLVMLYNVKDGTSKDVATGWIVIGVALLAISWAWWQSKRDTEEMREMDADHERELASKLTSAK; encoded by the coding sequence ATGCGTCGATTCCGCTCGCTCCCACTCTACCACTTGGCCTTTCTATGTGTGATTTTGCTGCTGATGGGCGCAGCTCCGGAAACGACTCAATCGAGTGGCGAAACCAACTCGAGTTGGCAGCCCTTTTCCTTCCTGACTGACTCCGTGCATTTCGGGCTGTTCGATAAGCTCGGCCTGTTATTCGTTTTCATCGTCTCCATTCTGTCGCTGGTTTATGCCTTCGTTCTGTCGAAACAGGTTTTCGCCGCCGATCAGGGAACCCTGCAGATGCAGGAGATCGCCAAGGCGGTCAGCGATGGCTCCAAGGCTTATCTCCAGCGTCAGTTTCGAGTCGTTTTCAGCTTGGTATTTGTGCTGACCGGAGTGCTGATCCTGGCCAAGTGGCCATTTGTCCCGGTCGCGGGTGAACCCATCGAGGAACAACGATTTATTGCCATCAGTCGGGGAATCGCGTTCTTTGTGGGGGCCACTTTCTCGGCGATGGTCGGTTTCTTCGGTATGAAACTGGCCACTACTGGAAATCTGCGGGTAGCTCAGGCCGCTCGCAAAGGATTTTCTCCGGCCATGAAACTGGGCTACCAGACGGGCACCGTGACGGGAATGATGACCACCGGCCTCGGCCTGCTGGGGGGATCGGTAATTGTTCTCGTCGTGGGAGAAAAAGCCTATCAGACGCTCTTAGGCTTCGCCTTCGGTGGTTCCTTACTCGCTTTATTCATGCGTGTTGGCGGGGGAATTTACACGAAAGCTGCCGATGTGGGAGCCGATCTGGTAGGAAAAATTGAAGCGAATATCCCGGAAGACGATCCGAGAAACGCCGCGACTATTGCAGACAACGTCGGCGACAACGTCGGCGATTGTGCCGGGATGGCCGCGGACGTTTTTGAAAGCTACACGGTCACCATGGTCGCCGCGATGATTCTGGGTTACGCGGCGATCGGGCCCAAGGCCATGCTGCTGCCGATGCTGCTTCTGGCGATTGGTGTACTGGCGAGCATGATCAGCACTTCCATCGTCGGTAAGAAGGAGCCTTCCAAAGGCTCCACTGGGGCTATGCAGGCCATCAATATGAGCTTCCGGCTCGGGGCGGTGCTTAGCGTGATCGGTTTCGTAGCCGTCGGTTCGGCTTTTTTGCGATTTGACGAACAGTATGTGATCGGACAGGCGCTGGAACGTGGTATAGCCCTGCAGGAGGGTGTGAAACCCAAACTGCAGATCAGCTTGAGCGATCCCAACGCGAAGTTGCCGCTGAGCAACGAAGCTATGAAAGACGGCCATCACCTCAATCAGATCTGGAGCAGCCTATCGCCCGTGGAGCAGGAGAATCTCGCTCAAGCCAACGTGCTTTACGATGATCCGTCCAAGAACAAAGGCGATAAAGATTTGCAAAAATCGGGCTCGCTGCTGGAAGCCGCCCGAGCACTAGTGCCTGTAAAAATCGGCTGGGATATGCGTCCGATCTGGGCCGCCCTGATCGGTATCGTTTTGACTTTGGCTCTGATGCGTTGCACGGAATATTGGACCAGCACCGACTACAGTCCGGTCGGTTCCATAGTGAAAAGCTCGCGCACGGGTCACGCCACGAATATTATTCAGGGGATTGCGGTCGGCTATGAAAGTACTGTCTGGGCGGTGATTCTCATCGCCAGTGCCATCTACGCGGCCGTGTTTATTTATCAGGATACCCATAGTCCGATCTTCATCGCCTTCGGGGTTTCCCTGTGCGGGATCGGCATGCTGGCTCTAACCGGCGACACTTTGAGCATGGACGTCTTCGGTCCGGTTTCCGACAATGCCAACGGCATCGGTGAAATGGGATTCAATCGCGATTCCCAGAACAAGCCTCTGACGCCTACCGATCCCGATTACATCCCCGAAGCGGAATACATCAAAGCTCGACAAATTCTTACCGATCTCGATGCCACGGGAAATACTACCAAGGCGATTACCAAGGGCATTGCTATCGGTTCCGCGGTTATCGCCGCTGTTTCACTGTTCGCCAGTTTTATTGCAGTGCTGGTGAAGGGGTCTGAGGAGGCGATCAACGAATTGACCACTGCGGATTTCATGGCTAAGCAAGGTCGCCTTTCCGTGGCCTCGCCGGAAGTATTCATCGGCATGCTGATTGGCGGTTGCGTCCCTTTCCTATTCAGCAGCATGACCATTCGAGCAGTCGGCCGGGCGGCTTATCTGATCGTCAACGAGTGCCGCCGTCAGTTCAAGGACCAGGAAATTTGGAGTGGGCATAAGCGACCCGACTACGGTCGAGTAGTCGATATCTGCACCGGGACGGCCCAGCGCGAACTGATAGGCCCTGGCCTTCTGGCCATTTGCACTCCTCTTTTCGTGGGCTTCCTCCTCGGGCCATTTGCGTTAGGCGGTTTCCTCGCGGGCATGATCGTAGTGGGTCAGCTGCTTGGCGTTTTCATGACCACTTCCGGGGGAGCCTGGGACAATGCCAAGAAAATGATCGAAGATCAACCTCGCACCGATATTTCCGGGAAGGGTTCTGAACTTCACAAGGCGAGCGTCACCGGTGATACGGTGGGCGATCCTCTTAAGGATACCGCGGGACCGGCCATTAACCCGCTGATTAAAGTCATGAACATGGTGAGCCTTCTGATTCTGCCCCTGGTCATGCTTTACAATGTGAAGGATGGAACCAGCAAGGATGTCGCGACCGGCTGGATTGTCATTGGTGTCGCGTTATTGGCCATTTCCTGGGCCTGGTGGCAATCGAAACGGGACACGGAGGAGATGCGGGAGATGGATGCCGACCACGAACGAGAACTCGCCTCCAAACTGACCTCTGCGAAATAA
- a CDS encoding carbon starvation CstA family protein — protein sequence MILLANLLTITDESSGRVLLRAMPVMLAVLGILAIAYRYYSAFLAAKVAAFDDSRITPAHKMSDGSNYYPTNRWVLFGHHFAAISGAGPLIGPVLAMQYGYAPGLLWLIVGVCLAGAVQDMMVLAVSVRTGGRSLAEIAKQELGTRASILTTIAILLIVIVALAGLAIIIVKALGGEEGKLPSGMTITPPAGQVVALEDLSTHKILKFGPGCEIKYSPTDKPTVRSEAFEIGAPVDSEIRPTDPTITLPAKCSQIIKGSSWGTFTIACTIPIALFVGLWMYRIRKERIFEASCIGGLLVLGAVVAGAWIPGSSLEPYFSLSRNGTILALCIYGFIAAVLPIWLLLTPRDYLSSFMKIGTLFLLIVGVIVANPPLEHPPINPVFQNGGPTFPVGGIFPFVFICVMCGAISGFHSLVASGTTPKMIDKESDCRCIGYGAMLMEGLVGVVALIAAASMPPDLYYAINVDVELAPKYQKQLEELKDYMGTRDPMHTVGVRELHQLDLGQIEESVGGESLRGRTGGAVTLAVSMATILTDAFRWLDIEVSSWMKYWYHFAIMFEALFILTTIDAGTRIARYLFQEALGKVIPSLASPNSIIGACLATFLVTAGWGSLVATGQISTIWPMFGIANQLLSVLALSLVSTYLIQHGKAKYAWVTILPMLFVTTTTLTAGKLMVQAQYANIQLGTKVSTNALNMGLTIFIILLVSSMLLTCISRWIVVLRLGSKKKEIS from the coding sequence ATGATACTATTGGCCAATCTGCTCACGATAACCGATGAATCGAGTGGCCGGGTGTTGCTCCGAGCAATGCCCGTCATGCTGGCTGTTCTCGGTATTCTCGCCATAGCCTACCGTTACTACAGTGCCTTCCTTGCCGCCAAGGTGGCGGCCTTCGACGATTCTCGCATTACGCCCGCCCACAAAATGAGCGACGGCTCCAACTACTATCCCACCAATCGCTGGGTGCTTTTCGGCCATCATTTCGCGGCCATTTCCGGCGCCGGTCCGTTGATCGGCCCCGTTCTGGCCATGCAGTACGGTTATGCCCCGGGACTTCTGTGGCTGATTGTCGGGGTCTGTCTGGCGGGTGCCGTGCAGGATATGATGGTGCTGGCGGTTTCGGTGAGAACCGGCGGCCGATCTCTGGCGGAGATTGCCAAGCAGGAACTGGGTACTCGGGCTTCGATTCTGACTACGATTGCAATTCTGCTGATCGTAATTGTGGCTCTCGCTGGCCTGGCTATTATCATCGTAAAAGCTCTCGGTGGTGAAGAAGGCAAACTCCCTTCCGGGATGACCATCACGCCGCCCGCTGGCCAGGTCGTGGCACTGGAAGATTTGTCTACACACAAGATTTTGAAGTTCGGACCGGGTTGCGAAATCAAGTATTCCCCGACCGATAAGCCGACTGTTCGTTCGGAAGCTTTTGAGATCGGGGCACCTGTCGATAGCGAGATTCGTCCGACGGATCCCACGATTACTCTGCCCGCCAAGTGCAGTCAGATCATCAAAGGAAGCAGTTGGGGAACCTTCACGATCGCCTGTACGATTCCGATTGCGCTCTTCGTCGGATTATGGATGTATCGCATTCGCAAGGAGCGCATTTTCGAAGCCTCCTGCATCGGCGGTTTGCTCGTACTGGGCGCAGTCGTGGCCGGGGCCTGGATCCCGGGGAGTTCGCTGGAACCGTATTTCTCGCTTTCGCGCAACGGGACGATTCTGGCCCTCTGTATCTATGGGTTCATCGCCGCAGTGCTGCCCATCTGGTTATTGCTGACGCCGCGCGATTATCTCTCCAGCTTCATGAAAATTGGAACGCTGTTTCTGCTGATCGTGGGGGTAATCGTAGCTAATCCCCCGTTGGAACATCCGCCGATCAATCCGGTCTTTCAGAATGGGGGACCGACCTTCCCGGTTGGCGGCATTTTCCCCTTCGTTTTCATCTGCGTGATGTGCGGGGCCATCTCCGGTTTCCATTCGCTGGTCGCTTCCGGAACTACGCCGAAGATGATCGATAAGGAATCCGATTGCCGATGCATCGGTTATGGGGCGATGCTCATGGAGGGCTTGGTGGGGGTAGTGGCCTTGATTGCTGCCGCTTCGATGCCGCCTGATCTTTACTATGCGATTAACGTCGATGTGGAACTGGCTCCCAAATATCAGAAACAGTTGGAAGAACTCAAAGACTATATGGGTACGCGCGACCCCATGCATACCGTGGGCGTGCGCGAATTGCATCAACTCGATCTCGGGCAAATCGAAGAGAGTGTTGGCGGGGAATCCTTGCGGGGTAGAACCGGGGGAGCAGTCACTCTGGCCGTCAGTATGGCCACGATTCTCACCGATGCCTTCCGCTGGTTGGATATCGAAGTCAGTTCCTGGATGAAATACTGGTACCATTTCGCCATTATGTTCGAGGCCTTGTTCATTCTGACGACAATTGATGCGGGAACGCGGATCGCCCGATATCTTTTCCAGGAGGCGCTTGGGAAAGTGATTCCCAGTCTGGCTTCGCCGAACTCGATTATCGGGGCGTGCCTCGCGACCTTCCTTGTCACGGCGGGTTGGGGAAGCCTGGTTGCTACGGGTCAGATTTCGACCATCTGGCCGATGTTCGGTATTGCCAATCAGCTTCTTTCCGTGCTGGCGTTATCGCTCGTTTCGACTTATCTGATCCAGCACGGTAAAGCCAAGTATGCCTGGGTGACCATTCTGCCGATGTTATTTGTCACGACGACCACCCTCACTGCGGGCAAACTCATGGTTCAAGCACAATATGCGAATATTCAGCTGGGGACAAAGGTGAGCACGAATGCCCTTAACATGGGTTTAACCATCTTCATCATCTTACTTGTCTCCTCCATGTTGCTGACTTGCATTTCACGCTGGATCGTGGTTTTGCGCCTGGGATCAAAGAAGAAAGAGATTTCCTGA
- a CDS encoding NAD-dependent epimerase/dehydratase family protein produces MECLVTGAAGFIGSHLCERLLKEGHRVTGVDCFTNYYDRTFKDANLTHLHGKRGFKFLEKDLSRDDLSNALTGVEIVFHLAAMPGLVKSWTHFDEYNRCNLTATSRLLDQLKGHPTLQRLVYASTSSVYGKYASGDESLPLRPSSPYGITKLAGENLCRVYLEEFDVPTVVLRYFSVFGPRQRPDMGYHKFIQAVLNDQPIQLTGDGSQMRGNTYISDCVEATYRGMSTVTGETFNIGGGEIISVSDVIRKIEKLTGKKARIERKPERNGDQKHTGADITKFQRHTGWAPKIGVEEGLELQIEWHRNFGRRLAA; encoded by the coding sequence ATGGAATGTTTGGTCACCGGTGCAGCGGGTTTCATTGGCTCGCATCTCTGCGAGAGATTGCTAAAAGAAGGCCACCGGGTTACCGGGGTCGATTGTTTCACGAATTATTACGACCGAACCTTCAAGGATGCGAATCTCACGCATCTGCACGGGAAGCGCGGATTCAAATTCCTCGAAAAAGATCTATCTCGCGATGATTTGTCCAACGCTTTAACAGGCGTCGAGATTGTTTTTCATCTGGCCGCCATGCCAGGACTGGTGAAAAGCTGGACTCACTTCGACGAATACAATCGCTGTAATCTCACGGCCACTTCGCGATTACTCGATCAGCTGAAGGGCCATCCTACCCTGCAACGGCTGGTGTATGCCTCGACTTCTTCGGTCTACGGCAAGTATGCATCGGGTGATGAATCGCTACCCTTGCGGCCCAGCTCCCCCTACGGGATCACCAAACTGGCGGGTGAGAACCTTTGTCGGGTCTATCTGGAAGAGTTCGACGTCCCTACGGTTGTACTTCGCTATTTTTCGGTCTTTGGGCCTCGGCAACGACCAGATATGGGTTATCACAAATTCATCCAGGCCGTGCTGAACGATCAACCGATTCAGCTGACGGGAGATGGATCGCAGATGCGCGGCAATACCTATATCTCCGATTGCGTGGAAGCTACCTATCGAGGCATGAGCACCGTAACTGGGGAGACTTTTAATATTGGTGGTGGCGAAATCATCAGCGTCTCCGATGTGATTCGCAAAATCGAAAAACTGACCGGCAAAAAGGCCCGGATCGAACGTAAGCCAGAGCGCAACGGCGATCAGAAACACACGGGGGCCGACATCACCAAGTTCCAACGCCATACTGGCTGGGCGCCGAAGATTGGCGTCGAAGAAGGTCTGGAACTTCAGATCGAATGGCACCGCAACTTCGGTCGCAGACTTGCCGCGTAG
- a CDS encoding phenylacetate--CoA ligase family protein produces the protein MWELLLRHGYEPIREILSQSGFRSQRKSLEENQWRPPAEIARQQLQAARDIVRIAYEQTPYYREVFGKIDFHPEDLHQLSDLQQLPILSKSKLKEHYQTLRNPHQSGLLHTKRTSGSTGRPLEIFLDDSAMTTKHAITRRANEWSGWRYGQPIAKLWGLPEHRESGFKGRLRTIAVDRAIHLNTLEISSTSLRDFLRKWNHHAPALLFGHAHSLYLLASFARKNRLAVQPARGIISSAMPLHGFQRVVIEEVFQYRITDRYGCEETSLIACQCEKGGMHIAAESVLLEVIDGKILLTDLLNRAMPLIRYQIGDAVESAAKPCTCGRGLPTLGQLAGREADFILTADDRLLSGISLTENFILQLPGLEQIQIIQESRNLIRFQVVPLEASKRFDLQGSLIELAGNLFGSGIHFEVEFVESIASEPSGKFRFCVSKMAQDYLRNLAA, from the coding sequence ATGTGGGAACTGCTGCTTAGGCATGGCTACGAACCGATTCGAGAGATCCTGAGCCAATCGGGATTTCGCTCTCAGAGGAAATCTCTCGAAGAGAACCAATGGCGACCGCCTGCGGAGATTGCTCGGCAGCAATTGCAGGCGGCGCGAGATATCGTTCGCATCGCTTATGAGCAAACGCCCTACTATCGGGAAGTCTTTGGAAAGATCGATTTTCATCCCGAGGATTTGCACCAACTTTCCGATCTTCAGCAACTGCCGATTCTTTCCAAATCGAAGCTGAAAGAACACTACCAAACCCTTCGAAACCCGCACCAGTCTGGACTATTGCACACCAAGAGGACTTCGGGTTCGACCGGACGGCCACTGGAAATTTTTCTGGACGATTCGGCCATGACCACCAAGCATGCCATTACTCGGCGAGCGAATGAGTGGTCGGGTTGGCGCTACGGCCAACCGATAGCGAAGTTGTGGGGTCTGCCCGAACATCGAGAGAGTGGTTTTAAAGGCAGATTACGAACAATCGCCGTCGACAGAGCCATCCATTTAAATACGCTGGAGATCTCTTCTACCTCCTTGAGGGACTTTTTGCGCAAATGGAATCATCATGCCCCCGCCCTGCTCTTCGGCCATGCTCATTCGCTTTATCTGCTCGCATCATTCGCTCGTAAAAATCGACTGGCGGTTCAACCCGCGAGGGGAATCATCTCCTCGGCCATGCCTTTACACGGTTTTCAGCGGGTGGTGATCGAAGAGGTTTTTCAATATCGCATCACGGATCGTTACGGTTGTGAAGAGACCAGTTTGATCGCATGCCAGTGTGAAAAAGGGGGCATGCACATCGCGGCGGAATCGGTGCTTCTGGAGGTGATCGACGGGAAAATTCTCCTGACCGATCTACTGAATCGGGCAATGCCGCTAATCCGCTACCAAATTGGGGATGCCGTGGAATCGGCAGCGAAACCCTGCACCTGCGGACGAGGGCTTCCTACTCTTGGCCAGTTGGCCGGGCGCGAAGCGGATTTCATTCTGACTGCGGATGATCGCTTACTCTCGGGGATCTCGCTCACGGAGAACTTCATTCTCCAGCTTCCGGGCCTTGAACAGATCCAGATCATACAGGAATCGCGAAATTTGATTCGTTTTCAAGTGGTTCCTCTGGAGGCTAGTAAACGTTTTGATCTCCAAGGCTCGCTAATCGAATTGGCAGGAAACTTGTTTGGGAGTGGGATTCACTTTGAAGTCGAATTCGTCGAAAGCATCGCCTCCGAGCCAAGCGGCAAATTCCGCTTCTGCGTTTCGAAAATGGCTCAGGATTATCTGCGGAACCTGGCCGCCTGA
- a CDS encoding DUF1501 domain-containing protein, whose product MLPPALLQASSNKAKAKSVILLYQWGGPSQFETFDMKPDAPAEIRGTFKPISTKVPGISVCEMLPRMTNIIDQCVLVKSVQHTMKNHNSAGYYSLTGFAPPTDDQRLRDSPELAPAFGCVVDKFSQARPGVPTFVSYPYSISDGSITPGQHASFLGKVHNPFFFTEDPAGKEFKLPELTLPGNISSQRLEDRKEMLKMLDQQSRVLEQHALAKGMDESFQRAVSLLTSKELKEAFDLSKEKKKVRAQYGETTYGQGCLLARRLVQAGVKFVTVYISPYISGEWGWDTHGFQNQPMDPILKKRLLPITNQTLPTLLEDLKERGMLEETLVLWMGEFGRTPKINNIAGRDHWPECYTVLMAGGGLKKGYVHGSSDKNGAFPASGACRIEDISATMYELLGIDPNSEMIDKLNRPLPISRGKPIREIIA is encoded by the coding sequence ATGCTACCACCTGCTCTATTGCAGGCGAGCTCAAATAAAGCAAAAGCCAAGTCGGTCATTCTGCTCTATCAATGGGGCGGACCTTCCCAGTTCGAAACTTTCGATATGAAGCCGGATGCTCCCGCGGAAATTCGGGGCACCTTTAAACCGATTTCGACAAAAGTGCCCGGTATCTCCGTCTGCGAAATGCTGCCACGGATGACCAATATTATCGATCAGTGCGTACTTGTGAAATCGGTTCAGCACACCATGAAGAATCACAACTCGGCGGGCTATTACAGCCTGACTGGGTTCGCTCCGCCGACCGACGATCAAAGGCTTCGTGACTCCCCCGAACTGGCCCCGGCATTCGGCTGCGTCGTCGACAAATTCAGCCAAGCCCGGCCCGGCGTTCCGACGTTCGTTTCCTACCCTTACAGCATCTCGGATGGTTCGATCACTCCCGGGCAGCACGCCAGCTTCCTGGGCAAAGTCCACAATCCCTTCTTTTTCACGGAAGATCCTGCTGGGAAAGAGTTTAAACTCCCCGAATTGACGCTTCCAGGGAATATCAGTTCCCAAAGGCTCGAAGATCGTAAAGAGATGCTGAAGATGCTCGATCAACAGTCGAGAGTTTTAGAGCAGCACGCTCTGGCCAAAGGAATGGACGAATCGTTTCAGCGGGCCGTCTCGCTGCTTACTTCCAAGGAATTAAAAGAAGCATTCGATCTGTCGAAGGAGAAAAAAAAGGTCCGCGCCCAATATGGCGAGACGACCTACGGACAGGGTTGCTTGCTGGCCCGACGGCTGGTGCAGGCCGGGGTCAAATTCGTAACTGTTTATATTTCACCGTACATCAGCGGTGAATGGGGCTGGGACACCCACGGTTTTCAGAATCAACCGATGGATCCCATTTTGAAAAAACGATTGCTCCCAATTACCAATCAGACGCTGCCGACGTTGCTGGAAGATCTGAAAGAGCGCGGCATGCTGGAAGAAACCCTGGTACTCTGGATGGGAGAGTTCGGTCGCACCCCGAAGATCAATAATATCGCGGGTCGCGATCACTGGCCGGAATGCTATACCGTTCTGATGGCGGGCGGCGGCCTCAAAAAGGGCTACGTGCACGGAAGTTCCGACAAGAACGGGGCTTTCCCCGCCTCGGGAGCCTGCCGCATAGAAGATATCTCGGCCACCATGTACGAACTTCTGGGAATCGATCCAAATTCCGAAATGATCGACAAACTGAATCGGCCCTTACCGATCAGCCGGGGCAAGCCGATTCGAGAGATAATCGCATAA